TACGTGCCCTGATCGCCTCGCTGCGGCGGGCGCTCGCGCACAGCGGGTTCGCCTTTGTCGAGGTGCTCAGCATGTGCCCCACCCAGTACGGCCGACGCAACAGCAATCCGACGGCGTTGGGCATGCTGCGCGGGTTCAGAGAGAACTGCGTGTCGCTAGAGAAAGCCAGGTCGATGGCGCCGGCCGAGCTCGTGGGCAAGACCCTCATCGGCGAGTTCGTTGGGGGTTCGGGGAGCCGCGAGTCCGCGTCTGGGGCAACGTGACTAGAAGGTAGTGCTCAGGGCTGGCCCTGCACCTGCGCGGGGGGATCTCCGTACAGCCGGCTGATGACCGCACGACCCCGTAGGCCTCGGGCGAACTGGACAAACGAGGTGGCTTCGGAGCTCGCCGCTGGCAAGGTCGCCAGGACCAGCGGGCGGATAATGCCATAGCTGCCTTTCTGCAGGCTCTCTCTGGATGGGTCGGCCCCATCGATGCGCACCACGGCGACACCGCTGGTAACCCACCCCAGAGACACATAGCCGATTGCCTGGCTGTGCTGTGCCACATAGTCCACCACGGCCTGGCTGGCCGGCATGACCACTGCCCCTGAGCTGACCGGAAAGCCAGACATCACTCGTTCTTCGAGGACCGTTCTGGTGGCCGAGCCCTCCTCGCGGCTGAGTGGCACTACCTCGCCGGCGACACCTCCCAACTGCGCCCAGTCGGTGATGCGCCCCTGGAACAACTTGCGCAGGGTGAACGAATCCATCTCCCGTACCGGGTTGTGCTCGTTGACAACCACCGCGATGGCATCGGTGGCAATGGCGTAGGCGTTCAGCAGGCGTCTGCCCGTGCGGCTGTCCAGGGCCTCGTCTGTGTCCAACTCCCGCGATACCATGGCCAGATCTGCCTGACCCCGGCGGAGTAGTTCCAGGCCTGAGTCTGAGCCAACCGCTAGCACCTCGCAGGTCACTTGCAGATGCTCGTGAGTGTAAGCCGCGCAGAGCTCGCGCGCCAGCGGCACCATAGAGGTTGAGCCGGCGAGACGAAGCAGAACGGCGGATGAGTCCTTCTGTGGCGCCAGCGCGGACGTGCCGCAACTCTGGGTGGCGAGAGCCATGGCGAGAAGCAAGACGAAGAGCGAACTAGTGGGACGGGGCATCTCGAGCGCAGCCTACCTTACAAAGGTGAGCACCAGGGCAACCATTCCGGCAATCCAGCAATAGACGGCAAACACGGTCAGGCTTCGCCGCCGCACTTCTGCCAGCAACCAGCGAATGCAGAGTGTTCCACTGACAAATGCCGCGACAAAGCCAGCGGCGAGCGGCACGATGGTGGCACCCGCGTCGCCTGCGCCGAGGAGCTTGATCGCCTGCAGCAGGCCAGCGGCCAGAATGATCGGGATGGACAGCAGAAAAGAGAACCTGGCAGCGGACTCGCGCTTTAGCCCGGCTAGCAGGCCAGCACCGATGGTCGCGCCAGAGCGAGAGATGCCCGGCGCGATGGCGCAGCCCTGGGCAAGGCCGATGAACAGTGCCTCCCACAGGGTGAGCTGCTCGACCTGCTTCACTCGGCGCCCCAGGCGCTCTGCGATCACCAACCAGACGCCAGTCAGCAACAGGAACAGCGCTACCCAACGAGGACTGCCGAACAAGGCTTCGAATTGGTCTTGCCAGAGCAGGCCCATCAGCCCAGCAGGGATGGTGGCCAGGATGACCCACCAGGCAACCCTGGCCTGAGAGGATTGCTCAGGAGTCACCGGTTTCGCCTGGCCAGGGGCGTGACCAATGCGCGATAGAGCGGCGCTCAAGGTGGCCAACGAGCCCGCAATCAATCCAATCAGGTCGCGCCACAACACAGAGACAACCGCCAGCAGGGTGCCCAGGTGCAGCACGGTGTCAAAGGCCAGGCCAGGGCTGGGCCAGCCGAGCGCCCACGGTACCAGCACCAGATGTCCGGAGCTGCTCACCGGCATGAACTCGGTTGCTCCCTGGAGGATCCCCAGGAGGATGGCTTGAATGATGTTCACAGACGGCCTTTCTGCCCAGATTGGTCGAGCCGGAGCTGGCCTGTGGTGATAGCCACAGCCGCCAGATCAGTCGCCAGAGCCAACCGCTGAGTCGGCTTGTCCGCGGTGTCTGCCGCTGGTAGATCCTCTCCGTTCGCGACGCTGGGTGAGGTTGTCTCGGCGCTGCGCTTCGTCGGCCACGGGCACGTAGCTGCGCGCAAAGTCCGCTTTCAGTTCAGAGAACGTGCCCGACAGGATGGAGCCGCGTATGCGACGCATCAGATCGAGCAAAAAGTGCAGGTTGTGCAGAGTATTGAGCCTGAGACCAAGGATCTCGTCCGCTTTGTACAGGTGATGCAGGTAGGCGGCAGAGAAGCGCTGGCAGGTGTAGCAGGTGCAGCCTTCCTCGATCGGTCCGCAGGCCTCGGCGTAGCTCGCGTTACGCAGGTTGATGCGGCCGCGGGAGGTGAAGAGCGCCCCGTTGCGAGCGAGTCGGGTGGGCAATGCACAGTCAAAGATGTCGATGCCGCGCTCAACGCCCGAGAAGAGGTCCTCGGGAGAGCCAACGCCCATCAGGTAACGCGGTTTGTCCGGAGGCAGAAGGGGAACCGTCCAGTCCAGCATCTCCAGTGTCTTGGCTTTGGGCTCGCCCACGCTCAGTCCGCCGATTGCGTAGCCCGGCAGGTCGAGCCGCGAGAGGAACCTGGCGCTCTGCTCGCGGAGATCCGCGAACACCCCGCCCTGGACGATCCCGAACAACGCCTGATCGGCACGCGTCTGCGCTTTCTGGCAGCGCTCTGCCCAGAGGTGGGTGCGCTGCAGAGCGATTCGGTTGTAGCCATAGTCGATCGGGTCAGGGCATTCGTCAAAGGCCATGATAATGTCGGCTCCAAGCTGCTCCTGGACCTCGACCGACTTTTCTGGAGAGAAAAAGTGCTCGGCTCCATCGATATGCGATCGAAAGGTGACTCCCTCGTCAGAGACCTTGCGCAGGCCGGCCAGACTAAACACCTGGAAGCCGCCGCTGTCGGTGAGGATCGGCCCCGACCAGCCCATGAACTCGTGTAGGCCGCCGAACCGGGCAATCAGCTCGGGCCCGGGCCGGAGGTACAGATGGTAGGTGTTTGCCAGAATGAGGCGTGCCCCGAGCTGAGTCAGCTCATCTGGAGTCAAGGTCTTGACCGTGGCCTGCGTGCCAACCGGGGCAAAGACTGGCGTCGGAATGTCACCGTGCGGCGTTGAGAACACCCCGGCGCGCGCGCCAGAGCTCTCGTCCTGCTCTTTGATAACGAACTTGAATGGTGTAGGCATACCCGTTTCAAGGGATAGAAGTGGCGCGGCTGGTGCTAATGCGCCGCGGTCGGGCCATCGCCCGCCGGCAGGCCCTCGCGGAGGAGGCTTAGCATTGCCTGAATATGCGGGAACATCACCGTGTCGTGCTCGAGGAAGGGCACCCGCGCGCGGATGGCGTCAAAGGCCGGCCTGGTGCCCTTGCCCATTTGGAGACCGGTGGATTCCTGACGACGGAAGTCAATGCCCTGTGCCGCACACAGCAGCTCGATGGCGACGATGGTCTCCACGTGCTCGACCACCAGCAGCGCCTTGCGCGCGGCGACCGTGCCCATGCTCACGTGGTCCTCAGTGTTGGCTGAGGTTGGAATCGAGTCGGCTGATGCCGGATGAGCCAGGACCTTGTTCTCGGAGGCCAGAGCGGCGGCCGTGTACTGCAGCATCATCAGCCCGGAGTGCAGGCCGCTGTGCCTGGCCAGGAACATGGGCAGAACGCCTCCATTGCTGGACGAGTCGAGGAGCCTGGCGATGCGGCGTTCGGAGATGTTACCCAGGTCAGTGAGGGCGAGGGCCATCAGGTCGGCGGCCAGCGCCACCGGTTCACCGTGGAAGTTGCCCCCCGACAAGGCCAGGTCGACCTCGCCGTCCTGGAAAATGAGCGGGTTGTCCGTGGCCGAGTTCAGCTCGACCTGCAGCACGCGCTCTACGTGGTCCAGTGCGTCGCTGATTGCCCCGTGAACCTGCGGCGCGCAGCGCAGGGTATAGGCGTCCTGCACGTCGGTGCTGGTGGCTTCGCGAAGGAACTGGCTGCCTTCAAGGAGACTTCTCAGGTGCTCGGCGCATGATACCTGACCGTGGTGAGGACGCGCCGCATGCAGGCGGGCATCGAAGGCGAGGATGGTTCCGTGCAGCGCCTCCAGACTCATCGCGGCCGCAGTATCGGCGCTGCGCAGGAGCCTCCTGGCGCGGTCGAGGGCCAGGCAGGAGATCGCAGTCATCAGGCTGGTGCCGTTGAGCAGGGCCAACCCTTCCTTGGCTTGAAGGGAGACGGGCTGCATTCCCACCTCGTGCAGAGCCTGCACTCCGGACATCCTCTGGCCGTCCACAATTGCTTCTCCCAGGCCAATCAAGACCAGTGCCATGTGGGCCAGCGGAGCCAGGTCACCACTGGCCCCGACAGATCCCTGAGACGGAACAACCGGGTGTACCCCGCGGTTGAGCAGCTCCAGCAGTGCCTGCAGCGTCTCCGGCCGAATGCCAGAGTAGCCTTTGGCCAGCGCATTGGCCCGAACCAGCATCATCGCCCGGACGGTTGGCTCAGGGAGCAGAGGGCCAACGCCAACCGCGTGGCTCATCAGCAGGTTTCGCTGCAGCTCTGCGGTTTCGCTTGAGGCGATGAGTTTGCTCTTGAACGCCCCAAAGCCGGTGGTGATGCCATAGACAGTGCGACCCGCCGACACCATTCTCTCCACGGATTGACGCGATGCCACGATGCGCGAAATGGCGTCCGGGGCGATGGACACGCGGAACGAGCCAGCTCGCTGACCGGCGTCGGCCACCTGAACGACGGTGGAGATGTCCAGGTTTTCGCCATTGAGGAGGATTTCGCGCATCTCTGTACCTCGCACTCTGTGCCTGGGAGTGGAAGACCGCACCGAGTTGTGCCAATGCCGGCCCCTGAGGCGGCCTTGTTCGGGTGGCCAGTCGGACGGTTCAACCCGACGGGTATTGTCGCCTAGATGAGGGACCCTGTCAAACGCCGTCTAGCCCGTGGCAGCCTGCTGCATTTGGCGAACGTCTCTGCTGGAGGTAGAATGCGAGCCGGCGTCCACCGGAGGCGAGGTCGGCTCGGAAGATCGGACAGACGCCGTGACCAAACACAGGAGGCCTGT
This genomic window from Chloroflexi bacterium ADurb.Bin180 contains:
- the pstS1 gene encoding Phosphate-binding protein PstS 1 precursor → MPRPTSSLFVLLLAMALATQSCGTSALAPQKDSSAVLLRLAGSTSMVPLARELCAAYTHEHLQVTCEVLAVGSDSGLELLRRGQADLAMVSRELDTDEALDSRTGRRLLNAYAIATDAIAVVVNEHNPVREMDSFTLRKLFQGRITDWAQLGGVAGEVVPLSREEGSATRTVLEERVMSGFPVSSGAVVMPASQAVVDYVAQHSQAIGYVSLGWVTSGVAVVRIDGADPSRESLQKGSYGIIRPLVLATLPAASSEATSFVQFARGLRGRAVISRLYGDPPAQVQGQP
- the uppP gene encoding Undecaprenyl-diphosphatase, whose amino-acid sequence is MNIIQAILLGILQGATEFMPVSSSGHLVLVPWALGWPSPGLAFDTVLHLGTLLAVVSVLWRDLIGLIAGSLATLSAALSRIGHAPGQAKPVTPEQSSQARVAWWVILATIPAGLMGLLWQDQFEALFGSPRWVALFLLLTGVWLVIAERLGRRVKQVEQLTLWEALFIGLAQGCAIAPGISRSGATIGAGLLAGLKRESAARFSFLLSIPIILAAGLLQAIKLLGAGDAGATIVPLAAGFVAAFVSGTLCIRWLLAEVRRRSLTVFAVYCWIAGMVALVLTFVR
- the tgt_1 gene encoding Queuine tRNA-ribosyltransferase, with product MPTPFKFVIKEQDESSGARAGVFSTPHGDIPTPVFAPVGTQATVKTLTPDELTQLGARLILANTYHLYLRPGPELIARFGGLHEFMGWSGPILTDSGGFQVFSLAGLRKVSDEGVTFRSHIDGAEHFFSPEKSVEVQEQLGADIIMAFDECPDPIDYGYNRIALQRTHLWAERCQKAQTRADQALFGIVQGGVFADLREQSARFLSRLDLPGYAIGGLSVGEPKAKTLEMLDWTVPLLPPDKPRYLMGVGSPEDLFSGVERGIDIFDCALPTRLARNGALFTSRGRINLRNASYAEACGPIEEGCTCYTCQRFSAAYLHHLYKADEILGLRLNTLHNLHFLLDLMRRIRGSILSGTFSELKADFARSYVPVADEAQRRDNLTQRRERRGSTSGRHRGQADSAVGSGD
- the hutH gene encoding Histidine ammonia-lyase, which produces MREILLNGENLDISTVVQVADAGQRAGSFRVSIAPDAISRIVASRQSVERMVSAGRTVYGITTGFGAFKSKLIASSETAELQRNLLMSHAVGVGPLLPEPTVRAMMLVRANALAKGYSGIRPETLQALLELLNRGVHPVVPSQGSVGASGDLAPLAHMALVLIGLGEAIVDGQRMSGVQALHEVGMQPVSLQAKEGLALLNGTSLMTAISCLALDRARRLLRSADTAAAMSLEALHGTILAFDARLHAARPHHGQVSCAEHLRSLLEGSQFLREATSTDVQDAYTLRCAPQVHGAISDALDHVERVLQVELNSATDNPLIFQDGEVDLALSGGNFHGEPVALAADLMALALTDLGNISERRIARLLDSSSNGGVLPMFLARHSGLHSGLMMLQYTAAALASENKVLAHPASADSIPTSANTEDHVSMGTVAARKALLVVEHVETIVAIELLCAAQGIDFRRQESTGLQMGKGTRPAFDAIRARVPFLEHDTVMFPHIQAMLSLLREGLPAGDGPTAAH